The following proteins are co-located in the Betta splendens chromosome 9, fBetSpl5.4, whole genome shotgun sequence genome:
- the LOC129604667 gene encoding CD59 glycoprotein-like, whose product MQLRGVLTVLLLSLCIAHGLRCYSCVTTDPKNCTNIKTCAAELDRCSSTSVNGFLTKTCMTSSLCVGPIFCCEADLCNGARSIGTSVALLLVTSAIIKIFI is encoded by the exons ATGCAGCTTCGTGGAGTCCTGACTGTCCTGCTACTGAGTCTGTGCATAG CTCATGGATTAAGATGTTACTCATGTGTGACCACTGACCCTAAGAACTGCACCAACATAAAGACTTGTGCAGCTGAATTGGATCgctgttcctccacctctgTAAACG GTTTCCTCACTAAGACCTGCATGACCAGTAGCTTATGTGTAGGTCCAATCTTTTGTTGTGAGGCAGACTTGTGTAATGGTGCCAGATCCATTGGTACCAGTGTCGCCCTCCTGCTGGTGACCTCAGCCATCATCAAGATCTTTATCTAA
- the LOC114862411 gene encoding lymphocyte antigen 6G-like produces the protein MQLCGVLTVLVMSLCTAHGLRCYSCVTTDPKSCTNIITCPAGLDRCSSVSALGVLTKTCISSNLCVSPISCCQGDLCNGAIPTGPSAVLLLVSSAIITLFI, from the exons ATGCAGCTTTGTGGAGTCCTGACCGTCCTGGTAATGAGTCTGTGCACAG CTCATGGATTAAGATGTTACTCATGTGTGACCACCGACCCTAAGAGCTGCACAAACATAATCACTTGTCCAGCCGGATTGGACCGCTGTTCCTCCGTCTCTGCGCTTG GTGTCCTCACCAAGACCTGCATAAGCAGTAACTTATGTGTATCTCCAATCTCCTGCTGTCAGGGAGACTTGTGTAATGGGGCCATACCTACTGGTCCCAGTGCCGTCCTCTTGCTGGTGTCCTCAGCCATAATCACACTCTTTATATGA